One genomic segment of Sminthopsis crassicaudata isolate SCR6 chromosome 2, ASM4859323v1, whole genome shotgun sequence includes these proteins:
- the SPACA9 gene encoding sperm acrosome-associated protein 9 isoform X2, whose product MNEVKEFLRNIEQSYKLFQQQQFTFIAALEHCRENAHDKIRPISSISQVQNYMEHYCNNSTDNRILQMFLKLCSEMSKLCQQFESLHPGTPATNNILEKCKILVSQSNDLSSLRARYPHDVVNHLSCDEARNHYGGVVSLIPITLDLMKEWIAQSEKLPRKAIQHGAT is encoded by the exons ATGAACGAGGTGAAAGAATTTCTCAGGAACATCGAACAGAGTTACAAACTTTTCCAGCAACAGCAGTTCACTTTTATTGCCGCCTTGGAACACTGCCGGGAGAATGCTCACGACAAAATCAGACCCATCTCGAGCATTAGTCAG GTACAGAACTACATGGAACATTATTGTAACAATAGCACTGACAATCGGATCCTTCAAATGTTCCTGAAACTCTGTTCTGAGATGAGCAAGCTCTGCCAACAATTTGAGTCCCTTCATCCTGGTACCCCAGCCACCAACAACATCTTGGAAAAATGCAAAATCCTAGTCAGCCAAAGCAATGACCTGAGCAGCCTGCGGGCAAG ATACCCACATGATGTGGTCAACCACTTGAGCTGTGATGAGGCAAGGAATCACTATGGAGGAGTTGTGAGTCTTATCCCTATAACACTGGACTTAATGAAAGAATGGATCGCCCAGTCTGAGAAATTACCGCGTAAAGCAATTCAACAC GGGGCGACTTAG
- the SPACA9 gene encoding sperm acrosome-associated protein 9 isoform X1, whose amino-acid sequence MNEVKEFLRNIEQSYKLFQQQQFTFIAALEHCRENAHDKIRPISSISQVQNYMEHYCNNSTDNRILQMFLKLCSEMSKLCQQFESLHPGTPATNNILEKCKILVSQSNDLSSLRARYPHDVVNHLSCDEARNHYGGVVSLIPITLDLMKEWIAQSEKLPRKAIQHVSDQESEQKIAGDKTSCHCVATQTLASTERNRDPKGGKTEGKMIRPPWRPPGGPTL is encoded by the exons ATGAACGAGGTGAAAGAATTTCTCAGGAACATCGAACAGAGTTACAAACTTTTCCAGCAACAGCAGTTCACTTTTATTGCCGCCTTGGAACACTGCCGGGAGAATGCTCACGACAAAATCAGACCCATCTCGAGCATTAGTCAG GTACAGAACTACATGGAACATTATTGTAACAATAGCACTGACAATCGGATCCTTCAAATGTTCCTGAAACTCTGTTCTGAGATGAGCAAGCTCTGCCAACAATTTGAGTCCCTTCATCCTGGTACCCCAGCCACCAACAACATCTTGGAAAAATGCAAAATCCTAGTCAGCCAAAGCAATGACCTGAGCAGCCTGCGGGCAAG ATACCCACATGATGTGGTCAACCACTTGAGCTGTGATGAGGCAAGGAATCACTATGGAGGAGTTGTGAGTCTTATCCCTATAACACTGGACTTAATGAAAGAATGGATCGCCCAGTCTGAGAAATTACCGCGTAAAGCAATTCAACACGTGAGTGACCAGGAGAGTGAACAGAAGATAGCAGGAGACAAAACTAGCTGCCACTGCGTTGCCACACAGACTTTGGCTAGCACAGAAAGAAATAGGGACCCTAAGGGAGGGAAAACTGAAGGGAAAATGATCCGTCCTCCTTGGAGGCCACCTGGTGGACCTACCCTTTAA